A stretch of the Chitiniphilus purpureus genome encodes the following:
- a CDS encoding cytochrome c: MNKRQARIFALASTGVAVLAFLLLTLDSHRQFPKLTNEQNLTPQVVRGKDVWHKYNCINCHTIFGEGAYYAPDLTKIAQQRGEPYLRAYMRDPAKFYDEQRHRRLMPRQDLSETEITDLIAFLDWVSRVDNQGWPPRPILVAGSSLPGADLTIDQQKQVAAAPAGGKAPQAPAARPVQSQDNPIALGQAVFRSASPACMACHSVAPGVNLAGPSLAGVAARAQQILGSGGYKGRAKDVAGYIRESIVDPSAHLVPGDMYSANGVSFMPNTYGKSLQPDQVEQLVAYLTSLK; this comes from the coding sequence GTGAATAAGCGGCAAGCCCGGATATTCGCATTGGCGTCGACCGGTGTGGCAGTGCTGGCATTCCTGCTGCTCACGCTGGACAGCCATCGCCAGTTCCCCAAGTTGACCAACGAACAGAACCTGACGCCGCAGGTGGTGCGCGGCAAGGATGTCTGGCACAAATACAACTGTATCAACTGCCATACCATCTTCGGCGAAGGGGCGTATTACGCACCCGATCTGACCAAGATCGCGCAGCAGCGGGGCGAGCCCTATCTGCGGGCCTATATGCGCGATCCGGCCAAGTTCTACGATGAGCAGCGCCATCGGCGGCTGATGCCCAGACAGGATCTGTCCGAAACCGAGATCACCGACCTGATTGCGTTCCTGGATTGGGTAAGCCGGGTGGACAACCAGGGCTGGCCGCCCCGGCCCATCCTCGTGGCCGGCAGCAGCCTGCCTGGTGCCGACCTGACCATCGACCAGCAAAAGCAGGTGGCGGCAGCGCCGGCGGGGGGCAAGGCGCCGCAGGCGCCCGCAGCCCGCCCGGTACAGTCCCAGGACAATCCGATCGCGTTGGGTCAAGCCGTGTTCCGATCCGCAAGCCCGGCCTGCATGGCGTGCCACTCGGTGGCCCCCGGGGTGAACCTGGCCGGTCCATCGCTGGCCGGGGTGGCAGCACGTGCGCAGCAGATCCTCGGCTCGGGCGGCTACAAGGGGCGGGCCAAGGATGTGGCGGGCTACATCCGCGAGTCCATTGTCGACCCGAGTGCGCATCTCGTGCCCGGCGACATGTATTCGGCCAACGGGGTGTCGTTCATGCCCAATACCTATGGCAAATCATTGCAGCCGGATCAGGTCGAGCAGCTGGTGGCGTATCTGACCTCGCTGAAATAA